Proteins encoded together in one Flavobacteriales bacterium window:
- a CDS encoding DUF1987 domain-containing protein — protein sequence MEPLIYEGTAKTPSIHFDADQGRLELKGRSIPENSIDYYKPLIAWVDKYARAPRPSTVVHVQLEYFNTSSSKCILDLFKKLETIRTQGNELAVHWHYEEDDEDMLEAGEDYQAIINIPFRMILVKDQEGS from the coding sequence ATGGAACCGCTGATCTACGAAGGCACGGCCAAGACCCCCTCGATCCACTTCGATGCCGACCAGGGCCGCTTGGAGCTGAAGGGGCGTTCGATCCCCGAGAACTCCATCGACTATTACAAGCCTCTGATCGCCTGGGTGGACAAATACGCCCGGGCTCCTCGGCCATCCACGGTGGTGCACGTGCAGCTGGAGTACTTCAACACCAGCAGCAGCAAGTGCATCCTGGACCTGTTCAAGAAGTTGGAGACGATCCGCACCCAGGGCAACGAGCTCGCGGTGCATTGGCACTACGAAGAGGATGACGAGGATATGCTGGAGGCCGGCGAGGACTACCAGGCCATCATCAACATACCCTTCCGCATGATCCTCGTGAAGGACCAGGAGGGGTCCTAG
- a CDS encoding DUF4173 domain-containing protein, whose amino-acid sequence MNASSPHRIDLRTALCVLGLALVFDRLFWRQDIGLNLALFTVVAMGVALALRRSASVSARWVLGGLLICATMVVVHGSVIAVVGALACLAVGAVLLLEPAQRNLPVALMAAVFNALFAPVGVAGAVNIGLKRLPATRTGWRWTRLALLPVAVLLVYTFIYRAANPRFEALTAGFMDGLLDLLGDLFAELVTPHVLFIGFALIASVALLHRSAPHLFAGPAWPMNEALTRVRKRRSHWLAPLAMGALDRERRMGLLLLVLVNALLLVVNLVDISWVWFGFTVEEGFDLKQFVHEGTWLLILSILLSMALLLHLFRGNLNFHPKQLLLRALAAAWIAQNFILGISVFLRNYHYIHFHGLAYKRIGVIVFLALMLVGLVTLYLKVRERRTLVYLLRVNGWAAFVALVALSTVNWDGVIVRYNLAHWNQGEIDVDNYLAMSDKVLPLLYADLPKVEAQMAKHRGNRVRWVEHLDPDAFRTALDRKRERFLFRVAEQDRRSWTWADQRTHEALKACGLASVTTREERLRHAMNDATGTAGASVEARLQDTMVDEEPLIAEVDPAAR is encoded by the coding sequence ATGAACGCTTCCTCTCCTCACCGCATCGACCTCCGTACCGCGCTCTGCGTGCTCGGCCTGGCCCTGGTCTTCGACCGGCTGTTCTGGCGGCAGGACATCGGGCTCAACCTGGCCCTTTTCACCGTGGTGGCGATGGGGGTCGCCCTGGCCTTGCGCCGCTCCGCCTCGGTGTCGGCGCGCTGGGTGCTCGGTGGGCTGCTGATCTGTGCCACCATGGTGGTGGTGCACGGCAGTGTGATCGCGGTGGTGGGCGCCTTGGCGTGCCTGGCGGTGGGCGCCGTGCTCCTGTTGGAACCGGCCCAGCGCAACCTGCCGGTGGCCTTGATGGCCGCGGTATTCAACGCCCTCTTCGCGCCCGTCGGCGTCGCTGGTGCGGTGAACATCGGGCTCAAGCGGTTGCCTGCCACGCGCACGGGCTGGAGGTGGACCCGGCTGGCGCTCCTTCCCGTGGCGGTGCTGCTGGTCTACACCTTCATCTACCGCGCCGCGAACCCACGCTTCGAGGCGCTCACGGCGGGTTTCATGGACGGTCTCCTCGACCTCCTGGGTGACCTTTTCGCCGAGCTGGTCACCCCCCATGTGCTCTTCATCGGCTTCGCCTTGATCGCGAGCGTCGCACTGCTCCATCGTTCGGCGCCGCACCTGTTCGCAGGACCGGCCTGGCCTATGAACGAGGCGCTGACGCGCGTCCGGAAGCGACGCTCACATTGGCTCGCTCCACTGGCCATGGGCGCACTGGACCGAGAACGTCGCATGGGCTTGCTGCTCCTGGTGTTGGTGAATGCCCTGTTGCTGGTGGTGAACCTGGTCGACATCTCCTGGGTATGGTTCGGCTTCACGGTCGAAGAGGGGTTCGACCTGAAGCAGTTCGTGCATGAAGGCACCTGGCTGCTCATCCTGAGCATCCTGCTCAGCATGGCCCTCCTTCTGCACCTGTTCCGGGGCAACCTCAACTTCCACCCGAAGCAGCTCTTGCTGCGTGCGCTCGCCGCCGCCTGGATCGCGCAGAACTTCATCCTGGGCATCTCGGTGTTCCTGCGGAACTACCACTACATCCACTTCCATGGGTTGGCGTACAAGCGCATCGGCGTCATCGTGTTCCTGGCCTTGATGCTGGTGGGTCTTGTGACGCTGTACCTGAAGGTGCGCGAGCGGCGAACGCTGGTCTACCTGCTTCGCGTGAACGGCTGGGCCGCGTTCGTGGCCCTGGTGGCCCTGAGCACGGTGAACTGGGACGGTGTGATCGTCCGGTACAACCTCGCACACTGGAACCAGGGCGAGATCGACGTGGACAACTACCTCGCGATGAGCGACAAGGTGCTGCCGCTGCTCTATGCCGACCTGCCCAAGGTGGAGGCGCAGATGGCCAAGCACCGCGGGAACCGGGTGCGCTGGGTGGAGCACCTGGACCCTGATGCCTTCAGGACGGCTCTGGACCGCAAACGGGAACGCTTCCTGTTCAGGGTCGCGGAGCAGGATCGGCGTAGCTGGACCTGGGCGGATCAGCGGACGCATGAAGCGTTGAAGGCATGCGGCCTCGCCTCGGTCACGACCCGGGAGGAACGGCTCCGGCATGCGATGAATGATGCGACCGGGACCGCCGGGGCATCCGTCGAAGCACGCCTGCAGGACACGATGGTGGATGAGGAGCCCTTGATCGCGGAGGTGGACCCCGCAGCACGTTGA
- a CDS encoding transcriptional regulator: MIAGLNKVFESRVRLGIMAVLAVNEWVDHAVLKDLLQVTDGNLASHLAALDASKYVQVRKRFVGKRPNTSYKATPTGTAAFRAHLDAIDELLNKDLRQ, translated from the coding sequence ATGATCGCGGGGCTCAATAAAGTGTTCGAAAGCCGCGTTCGCCTCGGCATCATGGCGGTGCTCGCGGTGAACGAATGGGTGGACCATGCGGTGCTGAAGGACCTGCTGCAGGTGACCGACGGCAACCTGGCCAGCCACCTGGCCGCCCTGGACGCATCGAAGTATGTGCAGGTGCGCAAACGGTTCGTGGGCAAACGGCCCAACACGAGCTACAAGGCCACACCCACCGGTACCGCGGCGTTCCGCGCGCACTTGGACGCCATCGACGAACTGCTCAACAAGGACCTCCGCCAATGA
- a CDS encoding ATP-binding cassette domain-containing protein — translation MSEKILNALLQLFAIIARADAAAGSGRPAGRLMLDRFLRQQFTAEQVEEHLARFDAHVAAFHNTGGESRSGRKRISVNSVRVLRICVQVNEELTQRQKFIVLMHLLEFIHAGGVAEQEQEFVNTVAETFNIGREDFERCQAFVAQAAGERVDSPHLLYADAAVENGLAQARHLHAHLDGELRVLHVPNVNLYMVRYLGQDRVLLNGQPMNGRHHYVLSNGSSIRPPHGRPIYYSDILGSFMTGRQRDGLVFKAERITYAFPNGRLGLHELDLAETSGKLVGIMGGSGSGKSTLLNVLNGNLKPSSGHVTINGVDVHSEAARIRGVIGHVSQDDLLIEELSVYQNLFYNAKLCFGDLTDAQIGDRVLKLLQQLGLYDTKDLKVGSPLEKTISGGQRKRLNIALELIREPSVLFVDEPTSGLSSRDSENIMDLLKELALRGRIVFVVIHQPSSDIFKLFDRLLLIDQEGYPVYYGDPVESVVYFKRVTGQVNSEVGQCRACGNVNPEQIFNILEAKLVDEYGMETDQRRISPEAWNEVFKAQMEGRMAQVPEVRSVPRSTFKAPGWLVQLKVFFTRDILAKLANRQYVLINLLEAPVLAFVMAFFLRYHGAGEEGTTYIYRANDNIPQYLFIAVIVSLFLGLTVAAEEIIRDRKILQREKFLALNRNSYLLSKIAILFLISAIQSLLFVVVGDRVLGIQDMGFVHWALLFSTSCFANVLGLNVSASFNSAKVIYIVIPVLIIPQLLFSGIIVRFDKLHPWFSSQQGVPWIGNVMASRWAYEGLAVTQFVDNAYERRFYTLDQRMKTANWKKDLWVRELQHRVTNLRGVEIDPAKLTQRGRDLELLRNELKAEAGRISGLVVPDLRMTPEGHVDQTALNAADGLLNDLTVHYRRMYKEAERAKEQLIAELTDGPEARIRYFALLDAHRNESLAEFVTNKNDVNVIAVDRGALVRKSDPIYLEAQGKGFFGAHFYAPAKWLGGIRVPTFWANVIVLWLMSLAFAIALRAEVFPWIVQRLSSRSGGT, via the coding sequence ATGAGCGAGAAGATCCTCAACGCGCTGCTGCAACTGTTCGCGATCATCGCGCGGGCCGATGCGGCCGCCGGTTCCGGTCGACCTGCCGGGCGACTGATGCTGGACCGGTTCCTGCGTCAGCAGTTCACCGCCGAACAGGTCGAGGAGCACCTCGCTCGGTTCGATGCCCATGTGGCCGCCTTCCACAACACCGGTGGGGAGAGCCGCTCCGGACGCAAGCGCATCTCGGTGAACTCCGTCCGCGTGCTCCGCATTTGTGTTCAGGTCAACGAGGAGCTCACCCAGCGGCAGAAGTTCATCGTGCTCATGCACCTGCTGGAGTTCATCCACGCCGGAGGGGTGGCCGAGCAGGAGCAGGAGTTCGTCAACACCGTGGCCGAGACCTTCAACATCGGTCGTGAGGACTTTGAACGCTGCCAGGCCTTCGTGGCCCAGGCCGCTGGCGAACGCGTCGATTCACCCCACCTGCTCTACGCCGACGCCGCCGTGGAGAACGGTCTCGCTCAGGCCCGCCATCTCCACGCCCATCTGGATGGGGAGCTCCGGGTGCTGCACGTGCCCAACGTGAACCTGTACATGGTGCGCTACCTGGGTCAGGACCGGGTGCTGCTCAACGGGCAGCCGATGAACGGCCGCCACCACTACGTGCTCAGCAATGGCTCGTCGATCAGGCCCCCGCATGGCCGGCCGATCTACTACAGCGACATCCTGGGCAGCTTCATGACGGGGCGCCAGCGCGACGGGCTCGTCTTCAAGGCCGAGCGGATCACATACGCCTTCCCCAATGGCCGCCTCGGGCTCCACGAGCTTGACCTGGCCGAAACCAGCGGGAAGCTCGTGGGGATCATGGGCGGCAGCGGCAGCGGGAAGAGCACCCTGCTCAACGTGCTGAACGGGAACCTCAAGCCCAGCAGCGGCCATGTCACCATCAACGGGGTGGACGTGCACAGCGAGGCCGCACGCATTCGCGGTGTCATCGGGCACGTGAGCCAGGACGACCTGCTCATCGAGGAGCTCTCGGTGTACCAGAACCTCTTCTACAACGCCAAACTCTGCTTCGGCGACCTCACCGACGCACAGATCGGCGACCGCGTGCTGAAGCTCCTGCAACAGCTCGGTCTCTACGACACGAAGGACCTGAAGGTCGGCTCGCCCTTGGAGAAGACGATCAGTGGCGGCCAACGGAAGCGCCTCAACATCGCCCTTGAGCTGATCCGCGAGCCCAGTGTGCTGTTCGTGGATGAGCCCACCAGCGGCCTCAGCTCGCGCGACTCGGAGAACATCATGGACCTGCTCAAGGAGCTCGCGCTCCGTGGGCGCATCGTCTTCGTGGTGATCCACCAACCGAGCTCGGACATCTTCAAGCTGTTCGACCGGCTGCTGCTCATCGATCAGGAAGGCTACCCGGTGTACTATGGCGACCCCGTGGAGTCGGTGGTATACTTCAAGCGGGTCACCGGGCAGGTGAACAGCGAGGTGGGCCAATGCCGGGCCTGCGGGAACGTGAACCCCGAGCAGATCTTCAACATCCTGGAGGCCAAGCTGGTGGACGAGTACGGCATGGAGACCGATCAACGCCGCATCAGCCCGGAGGCCTGGAACGAGGTGTTCAAGGCCCAGATGGAGGGCCGCATGGCCCAGGTGCCCGAGGTGCGCAGCGTACCCCGGAGCACGTTCAAGGCACCTGGATGGCTCGTGCAGCTCAAGGTCTTCTTCACGCGGGACATCCTCGCCAAGCTGGCCAATCGTCAGTACGTGCTGATCAACCTGCTGGAGGCCCCCGTGCTCGCCTTCGTCATGGCCTTCTTCCTGCGCTACCACGGTGCGGGCGAGGAGGGTACCACCTACATCTACCGAGCCAACGACAACATCCCGCAGTACCTGTTCATCGCTGTCATCGTCTCGCTGTTCCTCGGGCTCACCGTGGCCGCCGAGGAGATCATCCGCGACCGGAAGATCCTGCAGCGCGAGAAGTTCCTGGCCCTGAACCGCAACAGTTACCTGCTCAGCAAGATCGCCATCCTCTTCCTCATCTCGGCCATCCAGTCGCTGCTCTTCGTGGTGGTGGGTGACCGCGTGCTGGGGATCCAGGACATGGGCTTCGTCCACTGGGCGCTCCTGTTCAGCACCAGTTGCTTCGCCAATGTGCTCGGCCTCAACGTCAGCGCCAGCTTCAACAGCGCCAAGGTGATCTACATCGTGATCCCCGTGCTGATCATCCCGCAGTTGCTCTTCAGCGGCATCATCGTGCGCTTCGACAAGCTGCATCCCTGGTTCTCGTCCCAGCAGGGTGTCCCCTGGATCGGCAACGTGATGGCCAGTCGCTGGGCCTACGAGGGGCTCGCGGTCACCCAGTTCGTCGACAATGCCTATGAGCGGCGGTTCTATACGCTGGACCAGCGCATGAAGACCGCCAACTGGAAGAAGGACCTGTGGGTGCGCGAACTGCAGCACCGGGTGACGAACCTTCGCGGGGTGGAGATCGATCCCGCCAAGCTGACCCAACGGGGGCGCGATCTGGAGCTCCTCCGCAACGAGCTGAAGGCCGAGGCCGGCCGGATCAGCGGTCTGGTGGTGCCGGACCTGCGGATGACGCCGGAGGGGCATGTGGACCAGACCGCCCTGAACGCCGCGGACGGCCTGCTGAACGACCTCACAGTGCACTACCGCCGCATGTACAAAGAGGCCGAACGGGCCAAGGAACAGCTGATCGCCGAGCTCACCGATGGACCCGAGGCCCGGATCCGCTACTTCGCCCTGTTGGACGCCCACCGCAACGAAAGCCTGGCCGAGTTCGTCACCAACAAGAACGATGTGAACGTCATCGCTGTCGACCGTGGAGCCCTCGTGCGCAAGAGCGATCCCATCTACCTCGAGGCCCAGGGCAAGGGCTTCTTCGGAGCGCACTTCTATGCACCGGCGAAGTGGCTCGGCGGGATCCGTGTCCCGACGTTCTGGGCCAATGTGATCGTCCTTTGGTTGATGTCCCTGGCCTTCGCCATCGCGCTCCGGGCGGAGGTCTTCCCCTGGATCGTGCAGCGGCTTTCCAGCCGTTCCGGCGGCACCTAG
- a CDS encoding class I SAM-dependent methyltransferase translates to MAWYRTWFGTPYYKLLYGHRDEDDAEVWVSTILRRCEAGPGTTVLDMACGRGRHARWFAEVGCDVTGIDLSAESIAEARHDVPSAHFAVHDIRVPFASAAFDLVVCLFTSLGYFEDEDDDRKALAAAFAAARPGGRFVLDFMNSVRVLKELVPMECVQAGGVRFTIARSSEDGMVVKRILAEDASGRHHFEERVSALAPERLMQLVREAGFVVLDSTDGPEPEPFDPIRSQRLVIWAQRPLT, encoded by the coding sequence ATGGCCTGGTACCGCACCTGGTTCGGCACGCCCTACTACAAGCTCCTCTACGGCCATCGCGATGAGGATGACGCGGAGGTCTGGGTCAGTACCATCCTGCGACGCTGCGAGGCCGGACCCGGGACCACCGTGCTTGACATGGCCTGCGGGCGGGGACGGCATGCCCGATGGTTCGCCGAGGTCGGATGTGATGTGACCGGCATCGACCTTTCCGCGGAGAGCATCGCGGAGGCACGCCACGATGTGCCCTCCGCCCACTTCGCGGTGCACGACATCCGTGTGCCGTTCGCCTCGGCGGCCTTCGATCTGGTGGTGTGCCTGTTCACCAGCCTGGGCTACTTCGAGGACGAGGATGATGACCGGAAGGCCCTGGCGGCAGCGTTCGCAGCCGCTCGTCCGGGAGGGCGCTTCGTGCTTGACTTCATGAACAGCGTGCGCGTGCTGAAGGAACTGGTGCCCATGGAGTGCGTCCAGGCCGGTGGGGTCCGCTTCACCATCGCCCGAAGCTCCGAGGATGGTATGGTGGTGAAGCGCATCCTGGCCGAGGATGCGAGCGGTCGCCATCACTTCGAGGAACGCGTGTCGGCCCTGGCCCCTGAGCGCCTGATGCAGCTCGTGCGCGAGGCCGGTTTCGTCGTGCTGGACAGCACCGATGGCCCGGAGCCGGAGCCGTTCGATCCGATCCGCTCCCAGCGGTTGGTGATCTGGGCGCAACGACCGTTGACATGA
- a CDS encoding choice-of-anchor L domain-containing protein, whose amino-acid sequence MRGVLLWVILMALGPAHAQLVLNNTQTPAQLVQNVLLGGGVTASNITFNGLPGNTVSIQAGEFNSANANVGIPAGVILATGGISNAIGPNGSGSSSVPNTGPNVQDPDLLLLAQQSQPSIQDVNDCAVLEFDFVPTGDSLKFNFVFASEEYLEFVNSINDAFGFFLSGPGITGPFSNNAINIALIPGTTDPVTINTVNDVVNPQYYVVNGDGTNAPYNSNPFYVQYDGLTVVMQALAEVICGETYHIKLVVGDANDQVWDSAVFLEAGSFQSNQVAIVGEVVSGGIDSLFYEGCGTASLFLVRGGPLVDPDTVDILIGGTATEGADFTNVPDQVIFQPGQDSINVQFSAILDAITEGQESIMLMVINETACGGDTVSMVILIEEAPEIDVVLSNDVTIQCVDSTLLSATVTGGFGNFVLDWDQGVPDGQLSGWVAPAQTTTYTLTVTDDCGVVTQTDQVTVTVPIVPPLVVTIQNDVVVLCPETPVQLTAAVQGGTPGYTYAWSGGLGSTPTVQVAPATTASWSVTVTDLCGKDTTDLVTVTVAYDTVRVSIAPDTVICIGDTAVLHALPVLGLEPYTYLWEPGGTADTLAAHPNSNTIYTLTVTDACGITATDQSGLGVNAPMASFAVDGTYWVNNAPIYFMDLSLGATQWWWDFGTAGLESQDKNPEVTYPEPGLYEVLLVIADTLGCRDSTVRTLLVDPEFHLYIPNSFTPNGDGFNETFQAMGMGVKEFWIRVHDRWGATLFESNEVGQAWDGTVNGAFLPSGVYVYRYRVKAIAGDVKEGFGHITLMR is encoded by the coding sequence ATGCGTGGCGTCCTCCTGTGGGTGATCCTGATGGCGCTGGGCCCGGCACACGCGCAGTTGGTCCTGAACAACACGCAGACCCCGGCCCAGCTGGTGCAGAACGTGCTGCTGGGCGGTGGGGTGACGGCGAGCAACATCACCTTCAACGGGCTGCCCGGCAACACCGTGTCCATCCAGGCCGGTGAATTCAACAGCGCGAACGCCAACGTGGGCATCCCGGCCGGTGTGATCCTGGCCACAGGGGGCATTTCCAATGCGATCGGCCCGAACGGCTCCGGCAGTTCCTCCGTGCCCAACACAGGGCCCAACGTGCAGGACCCGGACCTCCTGCTGCTCGCGCAACAGAGCCAGCCCTCCATCCAGGACGTGAACGATTGTGCGGTCCTCGAGTTCGATTTCGTGCCCACCGGGGATTCGCTGAAGTTCAACTTCGTGTTCGCTTCGGAGGAGTACCTCGAGTTCGTCAACAGCATCAACGACGCGTTCGGCTTCTTCCTGAGCGGTCCGGGCATCACAGGGCCGTTCAGCAACAATGCCATCAACATCGCCCTCATCCCGGGCACCACGGACCCGGTGACCATCAATACCGTGAACGATGTGGTGAACCCGCAGTACTACGTGGTCAACGGCGACGGCACGAACGCACCGTACAACAGCAACCCGTTCTATGTGCAGTACGACGGGCTCACCGTGGTGATGCAGGCGTTGGCCGAGGTGATCTGCGGGGAGACGTACCACATCAAGCTCGTGGTGGGCGACGCGAACGACCAGGTGTGGGACAGCGCCGTGTTCCTGGAGGCCGGCAGTTTCCAGAGCAACCAGGTGGCGATCGTGGGCGAGGTGGTCTCCGGTGGCATCGACAGTCTCTTCTACGAAGGCTGCGGCACCGCATCGCTCTTCCTGGTGCGCGGCGGTCCGCTCGTGGACCCCGACACGGTGGACATCCTCATCGGCGGCACGGCCACGGAGGGCGCGGACTTCACCAACGTGCCCGACCAGGTGATCTTCCAGCCGGGCCAGGATTCGATCAACGTCCAGTTCAGCGCCATCCTGGATGCCATCACCGAAGGCCAGGAGTCCATCATGCTCATGGTGATCAACGAGACCGCGTGCGGAGGTGACACGGTGTCGATGGTGATCCTCATCGAGGAAGCACCGGAGATCGATGTGGTCCTGAGCAACGATGTCACCATCCAATGCGTGGACAGCACCTTGCTGTCGGCCACCGTCACGGGAGGCTTCGGCAACTTTGTCCTCGATTGGGATCAAGGCGTGCCGGACGGGCAGCTCAGCGGCTGGGTGGCGCCCGCGCAGACCACCACTTACACCCTCACCGTCACCGACGATTGCGGGGTGGTGACGCAGACGGATCAGGTGACCGTGACCGTACCCATCGTGCCGCCGTTGGTGGTGACGATCCAGAACGATGTGGTCGTGCTCTGCCCGGAGACTCCGGTGCAACTGACGGCGGCGGTCCAGGGCGGGACCCCCGGCTACACCTACGCTTGGAGCGGCGGGCTGGGCTCGACCCCGACCGTTCAAGTGGCGCCGGCGACCACCGCCAGCTGGTCGGTCACCGTGACCGATCTGTGCGGCAAGGACACCACGGACCTGGTCACCGTCACCGTGGCCTACGACACCGTGCGGGTGAGCATCGCGCCGGATACGGTGATCTGCATCGGCGATACGGCGGTGCTGCATGCTCTACCCGTCCTCGGCCTGGAACCGTACACCTACCTCTGGGAACCGGGGGGTACGGCCGACACGCTGGCCGCGCACCCGAACAGCAACACGATATACACCCTCACGGTCACGGATGCCTGCGGCATCACGGCCACCGATCAGAGCGGCCTCGGGGTGAACGCGCCGATGGCCTCTTTCGCCGTGGACGGCACCTATTGGGTCAACAATGCCCCCATCTACTTCATGGACCTGTCCCTGGGCGCCACGCAGTGGTGGTGGGACTTCGGAACGGCCGGCCTGGAAAGCCAGGACAAGAACCCCGAGGTGACCTATCCGGAGCCGGGCCTGTACGAGGTGTTGCTGGTGATCGCCGACACCTTGGGATGCAGGGACAGCACCGTTCGGACCCTCCTCGTGGACCCGGAGTTCCACCTGTACATCCCCAACAGCTTCACGCCCAACGGCGACGGGTTCAATGAGACCTTCCAGGCCATGGGCATGGGGGTCAAAGAGTTCTGGATCCGTGTGCATGACCGCTGGGGCGCCACCCTGTTCGAGTCGAACGAGGTGGGCCAGGCCTGGGACGGCACCGTGAACGGGGCCTTTCTGCCCAGTGGTGTCTATGTGTACCGGTACCGGGTGAAGGCGATCGCCGGCGACGTCAAGGAGGGCTTCGGCCACATCACCTTGATGCGCTAG
- a CDS encoding ZIP family metal transporter, with amino-acid sequence MILSTTLALFLLLPLAAGAIVQFSRPGANALRLLLAFSGSFLLSVALTHMMPELYEAAGEGIGPWLLGGFMLQVVLEFFSHGIEHGHMHTSPGRALPLLTLLSLCLHSFTEGMPFADARVHSDLPFLLGVLLHKLPMAIALATVLQRSQVPLLRSWTMITVFALAAPAGILVGSLGGGSLGEEFLHRALAVAIGMLLHIGTTIIFETTPEHRFNLQRFAAVLLGAALALWMVH; translated from the coding sequence ATGATCCTGTCCACCACCCTCGCCCTCTTCCTGCTGCTGCCGCTGGCCGCCGGCGCCATCGTCCAGTTCAGCAGGCCGGGAGCGAACGCGCTCCGGTTGCTGCTGGCCTTCAGTGGCTCGTTCCTGTTGAGCGTCGCGCTCACCCACATGATGCCCGAGCTCTATGAAGCGGCCGGTGAAGGCATCGGACCGTGGCTCCTGGGCGGTTTCATGCTGCAGGTCGTGCTCGAGTTCTTCAGCCACGGCATCGAGCACGGTCACATGCACACTTCGCCTGGGCGCGCGCTCCCCCTGCTCACCCTGCTGAGCCTGTGCCTGCACTCGTTCACCGAGGGCATGCCGTTCGCCGATGCCCGAGTGCACAGCGATCTGCCCTTCCTGCTCGGTGTCCTCCTGCACAAGCTCCCCATGGCCATCGCTCTGGCCACCGTGCTCCAGCGTTCTCAGGTGCCCCTCCTTCGCAGCTGGACCATGATCACGGTCTTCGCCCTGGCCGCGCCTGCGGGCATTCTTGTGGGCTCCCTCGGCGGTGGAAGCCTGGGGGAGGAGTTCCTGCATCGCGCCCTGGCCGTGGCCATCGGCATGCTGCTCCACATCGGCACCACCATCATCTTCGAGACCACTCCCGAGCACCGGTTCAACCTGCAGCGCTTCGCCGCCGTGCTCCTTGGCGCCGCCTTGGCGCTCTGGATGGTCCACTGA